The Silene latifolia isolate original U9 population chromosome X, ASM4854445v1, whole genome shotgun sequence genome contains the following window.
ATCTCATATAAGAGTAAACACTAACTCTCCACATACCCTTCTCTTTTTTACTGCATTCTTTTTTTTACTTCTTCTGGTGGACATATTTTCGTGGTATCCTTCAACATAAGGAGCACCAAGAGCATCATTTCCAACTTCAATGGCACTTTTATTTGTGTTGTTGATACATATACAGTTTTTTAGTGCATCCACCAGAGCACGTAGAGCAATGTTGTGACTTTCTTGTGTGAGAGATCCTTCCTCACTCAATTGAATGGCTTGCTTAGACAAGGCTACATACTGTTGCGCCCTAGTTCGTAGTTGCTCAGTCCCTTCTACCATTATTTGCCCAGCTTTTGCATCTTTTGTCCACCTTCTCAGTATGTACTGAGCTGGTATGCTGGAGATCCCACAAATTTGGAGAACAAGCATTGCATGCCTACACAAAAAACCTTTGTACTCAAATGAACGACATAAACAAGATACTTGGGACTTCTCTTCATCCCATGCTACGAAAAAAGTTTCATCCTTTTCACAGTCTTCCACTCGATATGTAGTGGAATTTTCATCCTCCAATTCCTTCTTAGGATGGCATCCGACTACACCTAGAACTTCAATCTGAAATCTTTTAAATATTGCATGGGTGTACATGGTTGACATTTGTTTCTCCCACGGTGAAGGAGACTTTAATGCAGGTTGCTTGTGCCATGTGTCAAAATCTGCTATAGCCTCCTCTTCATACCTATTCTGTAGAATCAAACCATATTGTTTCACAAACTCTTTCAAAGTAAGCttcctttgtatatatttatCAAAGAAAGAATTAACACTTTCGGCTTGATGTAAAGATGACATTCCGGCCAAGAATGTATCACCAATATATAGAGGAACCCACTTCTTACGATCTTCATACAATGACCTAAACCATTCATCTTCCTGAAGATCAAATCTACCAACCATCTTCCACCATCTTAATTCAAATTGTTCGTCTGTCCATGACTTGAATATGCACTTGTTTAATTTTGCAACAAAATTTTCATGACGCTTAATGATGTGCGGAAGATTTCTAGGAATTTTCTCAAGAACATTACAAAGATGATAACAATGGCGTGTATTAGGGAACACTTCCTCGATGGCAGACTTTACAGAAGGATGCTGATCGGTAAGAATTACACTGGGAGCATTCCCTCCCATAGCTCGGAGCCATGTCTTCATTATCCAGACAAATGTTGAGGTCAAGTCATCTGAAACTAAGGCACATCCTAACAACATTGCCTGGAGATGATGATTCACTCCAACAAACAGAACAAGTGGCAACTTCTCATTGGTCCTTACATATGAGGTATCAAGAGAGACAGCATCACTGAAACTGATATAATCACTCCTACTTTTAGCATCAACCCAGAAGAAACGTCTAAGATACTGTTTATCATCCAAATCCATTGCATAGAAGAATTTTGGATTCTCTTTCTTTACGCACATAAAGTAATCGAGTAAAAACTGAGCATCCCCTTCATCTAAAACCAAGCGATTTCCCTTATCCAGCTGAGAAGCAAACATGTCCCTAGACGATCCTAGATTCTGAAAGGCAACAGACTGTCTTGACATATCCACATACATCTTTTTAGTTCGTTCACTAACAGCATGCAAGATATCAATGTTATTTTTTTCAACAAGTTTTACGTTTC
Protein-coding sequences here:
- the LOC141617425 gene encoding protein FAR-RED IMPAIRED RESPONSE 1, coding for MDFLSMDGHPSISSCVVDQEEDVHQGEDDDENTVDLVNEVHDQEVGTLSSATNNLLLEGDIDLGPDSDLQFESHEVAYKYYQEYAKSMGFTTSIKNSRRSKKSKDFIDAKFACSRYGVTPESDATSRRSSVKKIDCKASMHVKRNKYGKWVIHEFIKEHNHELLPALAYYFRVHGNVKLVEKNNIDILHAVSERTKKMYVDMSRQSVAFQNLGSSRDMFASQLDKGNRLVLDEGDAQFLLDYFMCVKKENPKFFYAMDLDDKQYLRRFFWVDAKSRSDYISFSDAVSLDTSYVRTNEKLPLVLFVGVNHHLQAMLLGCALVSDDLTSTFVWIMKTWLRAMGGNAPSVILTDQHPSVKSAIEEVFPNTRHCYHLCNVLEKIPRNLPHIIKRHENFVAKLNKCIFKSWTDEQFELRWWKMVGRFDLQEDEWFRSLYEDRKKWVPLYIGDTFLAGMSSLHQAESVNSFFDKYIQRKLTLKEFVKQYGLILQNRYEEEAIADFDTWHKQPALKSPSPWEKQMSTMYTHAIFKRFQIEVLGVVGCHPKKELEDENSTTYRVEDCEKDETFFVAWDEEKSQVSCLCRSFEYKGFLCRHAMLVLQICGISSIPAQYILRRWTKDAKAGQIMVEGTEQLRTRAQQYVALSKQAIQLSEEGSLTQESHNIALRALVDALKNCICINNTNKSAIEVGNDALGAPYVEGYHENMSTRRSKKKNAVKKRRVSSEKDMFLVDAEHDNLHRMDSLGSEGISLNNYYGSQQNAQGLVQLNLMEPPHESYYVDDESMQSLGQLNSMGQNHEGFFEAQQSVHGLGHMEFRSSTSFSYSLEDEHNLRSTELHRDAPR